In Caulobacter segnis ATCC 21756, the sequence GGTCTTCCTCCGGTTGGCCGAGAGCGCCGCCAGGAAATCGTCGAAGGTCGCGTAGCCCTTGTTCTCCCAATGGTACTGCTGGTCCTGGCGAAGCAGCATTCCGCGCTCGCCCATCCAGCGCCACTCGTCCTCGATCGGGAAGGTCACGTGCGCCGATGAAGCGCCCATGCGCTCGCACAGCGTCAGCGCGCTCCCCAGCAAGGCCGAGCGTCCTTCGTCAGGGTCGACATCCGGTCGTATGATCAGGCGTGAGCCAGTCACCGGCGAGAACGGCGAGGAGCACTGAAGCTTGGGATAGTATCGCCCGCCGGCCCGCTCATAGGCGTCGGCCCAGGCGTGGTCGAAGACGTATTCGCCCTGGCTGTGGGACTTCAGGTAGAGAGGCATGACGCCAGCGACGACGCCGTCTTCATCCGCGACCGATAGGTGCTGCGGCGCCCAGCCGGTGCGCGCCGAGACGCAGCCGCTTTCCTCAAGGATCGACAGGAAGTCGTAGGAGACGAACGGATCGCCCGTCGCGCCTGCGCAAGCGTCCCAGGCGTCCTTGCCGAGCTCTGAGATCGCGCGATGGACGCGAACCTCCGGCCGGACGCCCCCGGGACCGCGCGTCACGCGTGGAAGCCCTCGAAGATCAGGTTGTCGCAATGGTCCTGCACGCCTTCCCACTGGTCGGGGCTGCGGACCGTCCAGGCGATCACCGGCATACCCTTGGCGCGATATAGGTCGGCGCGCGGGCTGGGCAACATGTCGAGACCCAGGGACAGGAAATCGGGCCGCGCCAGCTCGATCTGCTCCAGCGCCGCCAGCGACTTGCGCATCTCCGGCGCCAGCTTGCGGGCGTTGTCGTCGTTCCAGCCGTAGGAGTTCAGACCGCGCAGGATCTGCGGATGGTGGTCCGCGAACCAGGCGTGCGAGTAGGGATTGAAACCGATCACGGCGGTCGGACCGTTATGGTCGACCAACACGTCGGTCACGCGCTTTTCCAGCGGCCCGACCTCGCCGAAGGGGGTCTTCAGTTCGATGAAGACCATGGCGCGATGGCCGATCATCGTCAGGGCGTCGGCCAGGGTGGGGATGGTCTCGTCCGTGCCCTTCAGGGTCATGGCCCCGAGGTCGGCGGCGGTATGGTCGCGCATGCGCCCTTCCCGCCCCGTCATCCGCTCCAGGCGGTCATCATGAAAGACCACCGCCTCGCCGTCGGCGGTCAGCTGGACATCAAGCTCGATGGCGTAGCCGTGGGCGCAGGCGGCCTGGAAGGCGGCCAGGGAGTTCTCCGGCGCGCCGTCGGGGCTCCAGAGGCCACGATGGGCGGCGGGCGGATCAAACAGGCGCTCCCACGCCTCGCCGAAGGTGTCGGTCGAGGGGCGTTCGCGCGTGCGCATCAGGCGATCTCCACCACCGCGTCGACCTCGACCGCGAAACCGAGGGGAAGCTTGTAGACGCCCACCGCGGAGCGGGCGTGGCGGCCAGCGTCGCCCAGCGCTTCGACCATCAGGTCCGAGCAGCCGTTGACGACCTTGGGGATGTCGATGAAATCAGGCCCGGCCTGGACGAAACCGCCCAGCTTCACCACCCGTACGACACGGTCCAGGTCGCCGTCACAAGCCGCCTTCATCTGGGCCAAAAGGTTGATCCCGCAGATGCGCGCGGCCTTCTGGGCGGTCTCCAGGTCGACATCGACACCAACCGTGCCCTTGATGCCCCCGGCGGCGTCGAGCGAGATCTGGCCGGAGATGTGGACGAGATCGCCCGAGCGGACGAAGGGCACGTAGTTGGCCACCGGCGCCACCGGCTGGGGTAGCTCCACGCCCATCGCCTTCAAACGCTCTTCAACCTTCGACATCCGCACGCTCCCAAGATTCCCCGGCATCCTTAACGCGAGCGGCGCGGGCGCAAAAGAAAAAAGCCCGGACCTTCCGGCCCGGGCTTTCTCGTCTTGGGTCGCGTCCGAAGACGCGAAAGCCTGCTCTTAGCGAGCGGCTTGGAACTTCTCGACGGCGGCGCTGACGCGTTCGTTCAGCGGCTTCACCGAGTCTTTGATCGAGGCCGAGACGATCTCCGAGGCCTTGCTGACCTGGGCGATGTAGGCTTCAAGCGCCGACTTGGCCCAGGCGGTTTGCAGTTCGACGGCTTCCTGCACGCTCTTGGCGGCGGCCAGCGACTTGGCGGCGGCGACCTGGTCTTCAGCCAGCTTCTTCGAATAGGCGAAGGTCTCGGCGCCCAGGGCTTCGGCGCCCTTGGTGGCGGCCGTCACCGAGGCGACGACGGCTTCGAGGTTCTTCTTCGAGTGGGTGTTGGCTTCGGCCAGCGCGGCCAGCGACTTCTCGACACCATCCTTGAAGGCTTGGTTCGACGCGGACGTGAACTGTTCGACGGTGTTCTTGACGGTTTCGGCGGCGGCCATGGGAATCTCCTGGGGAGGAAGGCGGCGGGGCGGACGGTCGAGCTGCAACTCGTCCATCTGCGCTTGGGACAACGGCGGTTTGCCATGTTGCAGTGCAGCAGTCAAGGATTTTGTGCAGCGCACCATAACGTAGGGGCATGCCTCCCGCCGCCTTCCCAAGCTGCAGCATTGGAAGCACGCGCCTATTTTTTTCGCCCCTGCGGCAAGTTCGCTCACCACTTGTTTACTTTAGCGAAAGGGGCCGGCCATCATGCTAAGAACACGCGTGTGGCGGTGCGGAACCGCTCAGTTCAAATGACGGACGTCCCTCATGTTCGCCAAGCTTACCTCCGCTCGTTCCGTTCTGGTCGCCGCCGGCCTGGCTCTGGCCGGCCTGTTTGGCGCTCTGGCGCCGACGCCCGCCTCGGCCGCCATACCCTATCTCCAGCTGAACGCTTCAGAGCCGAAGTACGCCGCCATCGTGATCGACGCCAACTCGGGCGAAGTCCTTTACGACAAAAGGGCCGACAGCCCCCGCTATCCAGCCTCGGTGACCAAGGTGATGACGCTGTACCTCACCTTCGAGGCGCTCAGCGAAGGCCGAATGAAGCTGACCGACCGGGTCGT encodes:
- a CDS encoding GNAT family N-acetyltransferase, whose product is MTRGPGGVRPEVRVHRAISELGKDAWDACAGATGDPFVSYDFLSILEESGCVSARTGWAPQHLSVADEDGVVAGVMPLYLKSHSQGEYVFDHAWADAYERAGGRYYPKLQCSSPFSPVTGSRLIIRPDVDPDEGRSALLGSALTLCERMGASSAHVTFPIEDEWRWMGERGMLLRQDQQYHWENKGYATFDDFLAALSANRRKTIRRERRDAQEGLEIVALTGADLTEDHWDAFFAFYMDTGSRKWGRPYLNRRFFSLLGERMADKVLLLMARRPGGPFIAGALNLLGRDCLYGRHWGCVEDVPFLHFELCYYQAIEHAIRLGLPRVEAGAQGQHKIARGYLPSPVYSAHWIVDPALREPVARYLEREREAVAADIEMLTEEYSPFREER
- a CDS encoding glycerophosphodiester phosphodiesterase — encoded protein: MRTRERPSTDTFGEAWERLFDPPAAHRGLWSPDGAPENSLAAFQAACAHGYAIELDVQLTADGEAVVFHDDRLERMTGREGRMRDHTAADLGAMTLKGTDETIPTLADALTMIGHRAMVFIELKTPFGEVGPLEKRVTDVLVDHNGPTAVIGFNPYSHAWFADHHPQILRGLNSYGWNDDNARKLAPEMRKSLAALEQIELARPDFLSLGLDMLPSPRADLYRAKGMPVIAWTVRSPDQWEGVQDHCDNLIFEGFHA
- a CDS encoding RidA family protein, with amino-acid sequence MRMSKVEERLKAMGVELPQPVAPVANYVPFVRSGDLVHISGQISLDAAGGIKGTVGVDVDLETAQKAARICGINLLAQMKAACDGDLDRVVRVVKLGGFVQAGPDFIDIPKVVNGCSDLMVEALGDAGRHARSAVGVYKLPLGFAVEVDAVVEIA
- a CDS encoding phasin family protein, with product MAAAETVKNTVEQFTSASNQAFKDGVEKSLAALAEANTHSKKNLEAVVASVTAATKGAEALGAETFAYSKKLAEDQVAAAKSLAAAKSVQEAVELQTAWAKSALEAYIAQVSKASEIVSASIKDSVKPLNERVSAAVEKFQAAR